One genomic window of Campylobacter fetus subsp. fetus includes the following:
- a CDS encoding GNAT family N-acetyltransferase codes for MTIQPANNKDINELANLETSIFDKLNFPISKASFRYHIKRNLILKYVDEGEILGYILVLTSFKIPRIYSLGVSLQARGKGVGAALLGDICSKFKNLRLEVRKDNIGAIKLYEKFEFKNKKLIRAYYDDGMDAIEMVRT; via the coding sequence ATGACTATTCAACCAGCAAACAATAAAGATATAAATGAGCTTGCAAATTTAGAAACAAGTATTTTTGATAAGCTGAATTTTCCTATTTCAAAAGCAAGTTTTAGATACCATATAAAAAGAAATTTGATATTAAAATACGTCGATGAAGGTGAAATTTTAGGTTATATTTTAGTTTTAACAAGCTTTAAAATACCTAGAATTTATTCTCTCGGAGTCTCTTTGCAAGCAAGAGGAAAAGGCGTTGGAGCTGCATTATTAGGAGACATATGTTCTAAATTTAAAAATCTAAGATTAGAAGTTAGAAAAGATAATATAGGTGCGATAAAGCTTTATGAAAAATTTGAATTTAAGAATAAAAAGCTCATCCGCGCATATTATGATGACGGAATGGATGCGATAGAGATGGTTAGAACTTAA
- a CDS encoding DUF2156 domain-containing protein, whose product MQFIIDGVEFHKFAITTKPLMEHYLSELGNELEVDISDYTFAANYIWLENASGFYAIIEDSFCLFSMAGSELSMLLPPLGKLCNLKKAIEKCFNAMNENNTKTHYARIDYVAGSILEKFAAQIENGASIFDAFEEYIFEKQLVDYIYKSDDLIELKGNSYHTKRTEINKFKNTYPNFKIETLDPKAHREIIIDLANKWAAERIKYMPAEKMDDFLEGIYQEKAAIKRMLDHYEKLELIGIVLFIDDEIKGFSVGEKINDGVASVIIEKTDFATLGSAQFIFREFSKVLKNIYNCDFINVGDDMGFENLKKVKMSYRPNHLEIKYSIYQKQ is encoded by the coding sequence ATGCAATTTATCATAGATGGCGTAGAGTTTCATAAGTTTGCCATAACTACAAAACCGCTTATGGAACATTATTTGAGCGAGCTTGGAAATGAACTTGAAGTAGATATCAGCGACTACACGTTTGCCGCAAATTACATATGGCTTGAAAATGCAAGCGGATTTTATGCGATCATAGAAGATTCATTTTGTCTATTTAGTATGGCAGGAAGCGAGTTAAGTATGCTTTTACCGCCTCTTGGTAAACTTTGCAATCTGAAAAAAGCAATAGAAAAATGCTTTAATGCGATGAATGAAAATAATACCAAAACTCATTACGCAAGAATAGATTATGTTGCTGGATCTATTTTGGAAAAATTTGCCGCTCAAATAGAAAACGGAGCTAGTATATTTGATGCTTTTGAGGAGTACATTTTTGAAAAACAACTTGTGGATTATATTTACAAAAGCGATGATTTGATAGAACTTAAAGGCAATTCATACCATACAAAACGCACAGAAATTAATAAATTTAAAAACACATATCCAAATTTCAAAATCGAAACATTAGATCCAAAAGCCCACAGAGAGATAATAATAGATTTAGCAAACAAATGGGCGGCTGAGCGAATAAAATATATGCCGGCTGAAAAAATGGATGATTTTTTAGAAGGAATTTATCAAGAAAAAGCTGCTATAAAAAGAATGTTGGACCACTATGAAAAACTTGAATTAATCGGTATAGTTTTGTTCATAGACGATGAAATAAAAGGTTTTAGCGTAGGTGAAAAAATAAATGATGGAGTGGCTAGCGTGATCATAGAAAAAACAGATTTTGCTACTCTTGGTTCAGCGCAATTTATATTTAGAGAGTTTAGCAAAGTACTAAAAAACATATATAATTGCGACTTTATAAATGTCGGCGACGATATGGGATTTGAAAATTTAAAGAAAGTTAAGATGAGCTACAGACCAAACCACCTTGAAATCAAATACTCTATATATCAAAAACAATGA
- a CDS encoding molybdopterin molybdotransferase MoeA: protein MKSYNDSLKDLLSSAPTWDRVERIALSASLGRVVCHDIAAKSDYPEFETSAMDGYAVKFSDMNLKKLKIIGCLPAGVKGEDISIKSGECIKTFTGAIICNGADTLIPIENVTANKDYIDINTQVKKGFAVRKIGESYKKGDILIKKGTKLSYSELGLLAELGISYVNVFVRPKVAVLSTGSEIVDIGEIPTNKAQIHSSNHIAIANMLWLMNCEVVTLPVIKDDSNLIKQTIKSALKSCDFLITTGGVSVGDFDFIRDIMGDFELVVNKAAIKPGRHVKVAKLSEKYIFALPGFPYSAMVTCALYFREFINKILCLQENYRFKAILDEQYVKKSDFEEFSAASIENENGIIKISTSTKKSGSSAIVSNLNNKAVLLNCPLERDKLEKGEVVEYIIML, encoded by the coding sequence ATGAAAAGTTATAATGATAGTTTAAAAGATCTTTTGAGCTCGGCTCCTACTTGGGATAGAGTAGAAAGAATAGCTCTTAGCGCATCTCTTGGAAGAGTCGTATGTCATGATATAGCAGCTAAAAGCGACTATCCTGAGTTTGAGACTTCGGCGATGGACGGATACGCCGTTAAATTTAGCGATATGAACCTAAAAAAATTAAAAATTATAGGTTGTTTGCCTGCCGGAGTTAAAGGTGAAGATATAAGCATAAAAAGCGGAGAATGCATCAAAACCTTTACGGGAGCTATTATATGCAACGGCGCCGATACGTTAATTCCGATAGAAAACGTAACTGCGAACAAAGACTACATAGATATAAATACACAGGTAAAAAAAGGGTTTGCTGTAAGAAAAATCGGTGAAAGCTACAAAAAGGGTGATATTCTCATAAAAAAAGGGACAAAACTTAGTTACTCTGAATTAGGACTTTTAGCCGAACTCGGCATTAGCTACGTAAATGTTTTTGTTCGTCCGAAAGTAGCCGTTTTAAGCACCGGAAGCGAGATAGTGGATATAGGTGAAATTCCTACAAACAAAGCTCAAATTCATAGTTCAAATCATATTGCTATAGCAAATATGCTTTGGCTGATGAACTGCGAAGTAGTAACTTTACCTGTTATAAAAGATGATTCAAATTTAATAAAACAAACGATAAAAAGTGCACTTAAAAGCTGCGATTTTTTGATTACTACGGGCGGAGTAAGCGTTGGGGATTTTGATTTTATAAGAGATATTATGGGAGATTTTGAACTCGTGGTAAATAAAGCTGCCATAAAGCCCGGACGCCACGTAAAAGTAGCAAAACTAAGTGAAAAATATATATTTGCTCTTCCTGGATTTCCGTATTCTGCTATGGTGACGTGCGCTCTTTATTTTAGAGAGTTTATAAATAAAATTTTATGTTTGCAAGAAAACTATAGATTTAAAGCGATTTTAGATGAACAATACGTTAAAAAATCGGATTTTGAAGAGTTTAGTGCTGCTAGCATAGAAAATGAAAACGGTATTATAAAAATATCAACTTCAACGAAAAAATCAGGTTCTTCGGCAATTGTTTCAAACTTAAATAACAAAGCCGTATTGCTAAATTGTCCTTTAGAGAGAGACAAACTAGAAAAAGGTGAAGTAGTCGAGTATATTATTATGCTTTAA
- a CDS encoding molybdopterin synthase catalytic subunit: MNSDIELFSGSLNVTEITNRWYDNSKNLNYGAIITFVGVVRDEDGIDGLSFDIYEPLLKKWFDAWQKKAKEKNTTIFMAHSKGDVPNHTSSFIAGVLSPKRKAALTIINEFVEDFKANAPIWKYDLKNKQRIYAKDRSQKLAGAGILS, encoded by the coding sequence ATGAACTCTGACATAGAACTTTTTAGCGGTAGCTTAAACGTCACTGAAATAACAAACCGCTGGTATGATAACAGTAAAAATTTAAATTACGGTGCGATCATAACTTTTGTAGGCGTCGTGCGCGATGAAGACGGCATAGACGGTCTTAGTTTTGATATCTATGAACCGCTGCTCAAAAAATGGTTCGATGCGTGGCAAAAGAAGGCGAAAGAAAAAAACACTACCATCTTTATGGCGCACTCAAAAGGTGATGTTCCAAACCATACTTCGAGCTTCATAGCAGGAGTGTTAAGCCCCAAAAGAAAAGCGGCGTTAACTATTATAAATGAGTTTGTAGAAGACTTCAAGGCAAACGCTCCGATATGGAAATATGATTTAAAAAATAAGCAAAGAATCTATGCGAAAGATAGGAGTCAAAAACTAGCCGGAGCAGGGATTTTAAGCTGA
- a CDS encoding MoaD/ThiS family protein: MVKVEFLGPINKESLEIKAASLGELKTILNQDESLKEWLNLSAVALNDEIVTSLDTKLKSGDKICILPPVCGG, translated from the coding sequence GTGGTAAAAGTAGAATTTCTAGGACCTATAAACAAAGAATCTTTAGAGATAAAAGCAGCTAGTCTTGGCGAATTAAAAACTATTCTGAATCAAGATGAAAGTTTAAAAGAGTGGTTAAATTTAAGCGCCGTTGCATTAAATGACGAGATAGTTACAAGTCTTGATACCAAACTAAAAAGCGGAGATAAAATCTGCATTTTACCGCCTGTTTGCGGAGGTTAA
- a CDS encoding NFACT RNA binding domain-containing protein yields MKYKVLTQIPEFLSKFKKITNIKRVDDCALEIVFDGNYPLVFDLNKSNSSIYKTDEKIAVKEYKAPFDITLKKRLNSSKIDFVEALKNNRILKIKTTLNGSYKAISSILYLEFTGRFTNIILTDENDIILEALRHMENEKRTIKVGKKLTILEPFDIKESECEQITDFDEYFKMEFLRLKTKKLDEIKQVKLLNLDKKITNLNANLSELPSKEELETQSHKLNKNANLIIANLYLLNDYERELKLADENGAIINLKLENSPKNSANEMFKESKKLKQKAANISLQVLNLKEKIEFLNKLKNIISLSKSTSEISILSPKKSQTKSNAKLSDLIENFYVGEFKISVGKSEKGNEFLLKNAKKDDFWFHLKDRPSTHVVVKTNKRTLSEDIINFAAKLCVSFSTTQSGNYLIDYTKKQNVKVVNGAFVNYVNYKTIGIQI; encoded by the coding sequence ATGAAATATAAAGTTTTAACACAAATACCTGAGTTTTTATCTAAATTTAAAAAAATAACTAACATAAAAAGAGTTGATGATTGCGCTTTGGAAATAGTATTTGATGGAAATTATCCTCTTGTCTTTGATTTAAATAAAAGCAACTCAAGTATATACAAAACAGATGAAAAAATCGCCGTAAAAGAGTATAAAGCGCCTTTTGATATCACGCTCAAAAAGCGTCTAAACTCATCAAAAATAGACTTCGTAGAAGCTCTAAAGAATAATAGAATATTAAAAATTAAAACCACGCTAAACGGCTCATATAAGGCTATTAGTTCGATTTTATATCTCGAGTTTACGGGGCGATTTACGAATATCATTTTAACTGATGAAAATGATATCATCTTAGAAGCCTTAAGACATATGGAAAACGAAAAAAGAACTATAAAAGTTGGCAAAAAATTAACCATACTTGAGCCGTTTGATATAAAAGAAAGTGAGTGTGAGCAGATCACTGATTTTGATGAATACTTTAAAATGGAATTTTTACGTCTAAAAACCAAAAAATTAGATGAGATAAAACAGGTAAAACTTTTAAATTTAGATAAAAAAATTACGAATTTAAATGCAAATTTAAGTGAACTCCCCAGTAAAGAAGAGCTAGAAACTCAAAGTCATAAGCTAAATAAAAACGCAAATCTTATCATTGCAAATCTGTATCTTTTAAACGACTATGAAAGAGAGCTAAAACTTGCTGATGAAAATGGTGCAATTATAAATTTAAAACTCGAAAATAGCCCTAAAAATAGTGCCAATGAGATGTTTAAAGAGAGTAAAAAACTAAAGCAAAAAGCTGCCAATATAAGCTTGCAAGTTCTAAATTTAAAAGAGAAAATAGAGTTTCTAAATAAGCTAAAAAATATCATCTCACTAAGTAAAAGTACCAGTGAAATCAGTATTTTGTCACCTAAAAAATCGCAAACAAAATCAAATGCTAAGCTTAGCGATTTGATAGAGAATTTTTATGTAGGAGAATTTAAAATAAGCGTAGGAAAAAGCGAAAAAGGTAATGAATTTTTGCTTAAAAATGCAAAAAAAGATGACTTTTGGTTTCATCTGAAAGACAGACCCAGCACTCACGTCGTCGTAAAAACAAATAAACGGACATTAAGCGAGGATATCATAAATTTCGCAGCCAAACTCTGCGTTAGTTTTAGCACGACACAAAGCGGAAATTACTTGATAGACTACACAAAAAAGCAAAACGTAAAAGTCGTAAACGGAGCGTTTGTAAATTACGTAAATTACAAAACTATAGGAATACAAATTTAA
- the leuC gene encoding 3-isopropylmalate dehydratase large subunit translates to MKQTITEKIFSEHVQHAVYAGQIVETKIDMVIGNDITTPISIRAFKESGAKKLANPDGFAIVMDHYIPAKDIASANQAKISRDFAYEHDLKNFFDEKDMGIEHALMPEKGLVVPGDVIIGADSHTCTHGALGAFSTGMGSTDLAYAMITGKNWFKVPATIKVEFVGKPAKHIYGKDLILEVIRQIGVDGALYKALEFCGDAMKYLDMDSRFSLCNMAIEAGGKSGIIAVDDITKEFLESKNLRSKPKFHYSDEGANYEQVLRIDVSKLDPVIAYPFLPSNGKSINEALKDDLKIDQVFIGSCTNGRLSDLRIAARILKGKRVAKHTRLIITPATQKIALAAQKEGLMDIFVEAGAVVSNPTCGACLGGYMGILGAGERCVSTTNRNFVGRMGDRTSEVYLANSAVAAASAIAGKIADPRVL, encoded by the coding sequence ATGAAGCAGACAATTACTGAAAAAATTTTTAGCGAACACGTCCAGCACGCGGTTTATGCAGGACAAATAGTAGAAACTAAGATTGATATGGTTATAGGAAATGATATCACGACTCCGATTTCTATCAGGGCTTTCAAAGAGAGCGGAGCAAAAAAACTAGCAAATCCGGACGGCTTTGCCATAGTAATGGATCATTATATCCCGGCTAAAGATATAGCAAGCGCAAATCAAGCTAAAATCAGCCGTGATTTTGCTTACGAGCATGATCTAAAGAACTTTTTTGATGAAAAAGATATGGGTATCGAACACGCTTTGATGCCAGAAAAAGGTCTTGTAGTGCCTGGGGACGTTATTATAGGAGCCGACTCTCATACCTGTACGCACGGCGCTCTTGGAGCGTTTAGCACGGGAATGGGAAGTACGGACCTTGCTTACGCTATGATAACTGGTAAAAACTGGTTCAAAGTGCCTGCAACTATAAAAGTAGAGTTTGTAGGAAAACCCGCTAAGCATATTTATGGTAAGGATTTGATACTTGAAGTCATACGTCAAATCGGTGTTGATGGTGCTTTGTACAAAGCTTTAGAGTTTTGTGGAGATGCTATGAAATATCTTGATATGGATAGCCGTTTTAGCTTGTGCAATATGGCTATAGAAGCAGGCGGAAAAAGCGGTATAATAGCAGTAGATGACATAACAAAAGAGTTTTTAGAAAGTAAAAATTTACGCTCAAAGCCAAAGTTTCACTACAGTGACGAGGGCGCGAACTATGAGCAGGTTTTACGCATAGACGTAAGCAAACTTGATCCTGTTATCGCGTATCCGTTTTTACCGAGCAATGGAAAAAGCATAAACGAGGCTTTGAAAGACGATCTAAAAATAGATCAAGTGTTCATAGGAAGTTGTACGAACGGGCGTCTTAGCGATCTTAGGATAGCAGCACGTATTTTAAAAGGAAAAAGAGTGGCTAAGCATACCAGGCTCATCATCACTCCGGCTACGCAAAAAATCGCACTTGCCGCGCAAAAAGAAGGACTTATGGATATATTTGTAGAAGCAGGAGCCGTGGTCAGCAACCCTACATGCGGAGCTTGTCTTGGCGGATATATGGGAATTTTAGGAGCAGGCGAGAGATGCGTAAGCACTACAAATAGAAACTTTGTAGGCAGAATGGGCGATAGAACTAGTGAAGTATATCTTGCAAACTCCGCAGTCGCGGCGGCTTCCGCGATAGCCGGTAAGATAGCAGATCCAAGAGTGCTATAA
- a CDS encoding NTP transferase domain-containing protein, which yields MKNALILAGGKSSRMGSDKTLLAYKDYPSITHFLFERLSKIFKDVKISAKNDKFEPKLPILVDDFDDFSALKVIANLDKNYNEPVFIIAADTPFVKFETIKELYLNLKNNDISLPKGGEFVHGLCGFYNPKVSLAAQSLLKNGMQKIALLRDLCPTVITEFKDKKQFLNLNTQAEYELIK from the coding sequence TTGAAAAATGCACTGATTTTAGCTGGAGGAAAAAGCAGCAGAATGGGAAGCGATAAAACACTTCTTGCTTATAAAGATTATCCTAGCATTACGCACTTTTTATTTGAGCGTTTGAGCAAGATCTTCAAAGATGTTAAAATCAGCGCAAAAAATGATAAATTTGAGCCTAAACTTCCTATTTTGGTTGATGATTTTGATGATTTTTCTGCTCTAAAAGTCATAGCAAATTTAGATAAAAACTATAACGAGCCGGTTTTCATCATAGCAGCAGATACGCCATTTGTAAAGTTTGAAACTATAAAAGAGCTGTATTTAAATTTAAAAAATAACGATATATCGCTTCCAAAAGGCGGTGAGTTTGTGCATGGACTTTGTGGATTTTATAATCCTAAAGTGAGCCTAGCAGCGCAGTCTTTGTTGAAAAACGGTATGCAAAAAATCGCACTTTTAAGGGATCTTTGTCCTACTGTTATCACCGAATTTAAAGATAAAAAGCAGTTTTTAAATTTAAACACTCAAGCCGAGTATGAGTTGATAAAATGA
- a CDS encoding phospholipase A, whose translation MRKLLTILASFLSLNANNANELYKKAIEFESKGDSKNALIYYKMAAQKALENEQTRTDHISNLDKNQNLQKDSTHSIWQQTTQTTNLKYSQNNRIIKAENNKENNYNIFHLEPYKVNYLLPITYSSISNSDRKHTETKFQLSLKKAMFDNLFGLDETFYLGYTQISWWQIAKESSPFRESNYQPEIFVDFPFKFDNFETLKSAQIGILHDSNGKSGKDSRSWNRVYLRSVFEYGNFSLAPRVWYRIKDNKDDNPDITNYKGNADIEISYNLNNMRFIATIANNLHFDKTNKGSFQFDFLFPIFNSGFYGYLQYFNGYAQSLIDYDKHESRVGAGFVFFIR comes from the coding sequence ATGAGAAAATTGCTAACTATTTTGGCTAGCTTTTTAAGTTTGAATGCAAACAATGCAAATGAACTATATAAAAAAGCAATTGAATTTGAGAGTAAAGGAGATAGTAAAAATGCTCTTATTTACTATAAAATGGCTGCTCAAAAAGCTTTAGAAAATGAGCAAACTAGAACCGACCATATTTCAAATTTAGATAAAAATCAAAATTTACAAAAAGATAGTACGCATAGCATTTGGCAGCAAACTACTCAGACGACAAACTTAAAATATAGTCAAAATAACCGTATAATTAAAGCTGAAAATAATAAAGAAAACAATTATAATATTTTCCATTTAGAACCTTATAAGGTAAATTATCTTCTTCCTATTACGTATTCTAGTATATCAAATTCAGATAGAAAACATACCGAAACAAAGTTCCAGCTTAGTCTCAAAAAGGCGATGTTTGATAATTTATTTGGGCTTGATGAGACTTTTTATCTTGGATATACTCAGATATCTTGGTGGCAGATAGCAAAAGAGTCTTCTCCGTTTAGAGAGAGTAATTATCAGCCGGAGATCTTTGTAGATTTTCCTTTTAAATTTGATAATTTTGAGACTTTGAAATCTGCCCAAATAGGCATATTACACGATTCAAACGGTAAAAGCGGTAAAGATTCTAGATCTTGGAATAGAGTCTATTTAAGATCGGTTTTTGAGTACGGAAATTTTAGTTTAGCTCCTAGAGTTTGGTATAGGATTAAAGACAATAAAGACGATAATCCAGATATCACCAATTACAAAGGCAATGCAGATATAGAGATATCTTATAATTTAAATAATATGAGATTTATAGCTACTATAGCAAATAACTTGCATTTTGATAAGACAAATAAAGGTTCTTTTCAGTTTGACTTTTTATTTCCTATATTTAATAGTGGATTTTATGGATATTTACAGTATTTTAACGGATATGCGCAAAGTCTCATAGACTATGATAAGCATGAGAGCCGAGTTGGCGCCGGATTTGTATTTTTTATCAGATAG
- a CDS encoding AMIN domain-containing protein — protein MKQILILLVFISFLNGRENPFVPTDINSTDLISTNMKDSAPPFETQIIKFPSDARELTSIVFYYKSIDGSIKQKVVDINGSFDWHDEFVLKNQITPNKTASKILDVSVTTVKADNNSNQNDKPSTKISNLVPKIEPPLKSLSFNDMIKFDIYAMKINIFTADPKIRDFVISKPDKIVIDFKRKNADFNTKTIKVDKGAVKKLTFGAHDGYYRVVISLDGNYHYGIRQSDGGYTLILR, from the coding sequence ATGAAACAAATTTTAATCTTACTAGTTTTTATATCGTTCTTGAATGGACGTGAAAATCCGTTTGTTCCTACAGATATAAACAGTACCGACTTGATCTCTACAAATATGAAAGATAGCGCTCCGCCTTTTGAAACCCAGATAATTAAATTTCCGAGCGATGCAAGAGAACTTACGTCTATAGTTTTTTATTATAAAAGTATTGATGGGAGCATAAAACAAAAAGTAGTTGATATAAATGGTAGCTTTGACTGGCACGATGAGTTTGTACTCAAAAATCAAATAACGCCGAATAAAACCGCTTCAAAAATCCTAGACGTATCCGTAACTACGGTAAAAGCGGATAATAATAGCAACCAAAATGATAAACCATCTACTAAAATCTCAAATTTAGTTCCGAAAATAGAGCCTCCTTTAAAAAGCTTGAGTTTTAATGATATGATTAAATTTGATATTTATGCTATGAAGATAAATATATTTACCGCCGATCCTAAAATCAGAGATTTTGTGATAAGCAAACCAGATAAAATTGTAATCGACTTTAAAAGAAAAAATGCGGACTTTAACACAAAAACTATAAAAGTCGACAAAGGCGCTGTTAAAAAACTTACGTTTGGCGCGCATGACGGATATTATAGAGTAGTTATCTCACTAGATGGAAATTACCACTACGGTATCAGACAAAGCGACGGCGGATATACTCTTATACTAAGATAA
- the eno gene encoding phosphopyruvate hydratase: protein MVIVKKISAIEVLDSRGNPTIKTKVELCDGSIGEAIVPSGASTGKREALELRDGGEAFGGKGVLKAIKNVNSMIAEEICGKDAYNQKAIDDAMLALDGTDNYSRIGANAVLGVSMAVARAAANSLNIPLYRYLGGANACTLPVPMFNIINGGAHANNSVDFQEFMIMPFGFSKFSDALRAATEVYQTLKKILNDLGHSTAVGDEGGFAPNLKDNEEPIKIIMEAIKKAGYKPGEQIKLALDVASSELYDGKTYQIEGKKLTSEELVNRYVKLCDKYPIFSIEDGLSEDDWDGWKILSEKLGDKIQLVGDDLFVTNEKILKEGIEKGIANAILIKPNQIGSVSQTMQTVRLAQRNGYRCVMSHRSGESEDSFIADFAVALNTGEIKTGATSRSERNAKYNRLLEIELETSEFLGDKI, encoded by the coding sequence ATGGTTATCGTAAAAAAGATTAGTGCTATAGAAGTTTTAGATAGTCGTGGAAATCCAACTATAAAAACCAAAGTAGAGCTATGCGACGGAAGTATAGGAGAAGCTATAGTACCAAGCGGCGCGAGTACTGGAAAACGCGAAGCTTTAGAACTTAGAGATGGCGGAGAAGCATTTGGAGGCAAAGGTGTTTTAAAAGCTATTAAAAATGTAAATTCTATGATAGCTGAAGAGATATGTGGAAAAGACGCCTATAATCAAAAGGCTATCGACGACGCTATGTTGGCGCTTGATGGAACAGATAACTACTCGCGTATCGGCGCAAACGCGGTTCTTGGAGTATCTATGGCAGTAGCAAGAGCTGCTGCAAATAGCTTAAACATTCCGTTATATCGCTACCTTGGAGGAGCAAATGCCTGCACGCTACCCGTGCCTATGTTTAATATTATAAACGGTGGCGCTCACGCAAATAATAGCGTTGATTTTCAAGAATTTATGATAATGCCCTTTGGATTTTCTAAATTTAGTGACGCTCTAAGAGCTGCAACCGAAGTATATCAAACATTAAAAAAGATATTAAACGATCTTGGACACAGCACTGCAGTAGGTGACGAAGGTGGATTTGCGCCAAATTTAAAAGACAACGAAGAGCCTATAAAAATTATTATGGAAGCTATAAAAAAAGCGGGCTACAAACCAGGCGAACAGATAAAACTAGCACTTGATGTTGCTTCAAGTGAACTTTATGATGGTAAAACTTATCAAATTGAAGGTAAAAAGCTAACAAGTGAAGAGTTGGTTAATAGATATGTGAAGCTTTGCGATAAATACCCTATATTCTCCATTGAGGACGGACTTAGTGAAGACGACTGGGATGGTTGGAAAATTCTGAGTGAAAAACTAGGCGATAAAATACAGCTAGTAGGGGATGATCTATTTGTAACAAATGAAAAAATCCTAAAAGAAGGTATAGAAAAAGGTATAGCAAACGCTATTCTTATAAAACCAAACCAAATCGGCTCGGTAAGTCAAACTATGCAAACAGTTCGTCTAGCTCAAAGAAACGGTTATCGCTGCGTTATGAGTCATAGAAGCGGTGAAAGTGAAGATAGTTTTATAGCTGATTTTGCCGTTGCGTTAAACACGGGTGAGATAAAAACCGGCGCCACGAGCAGAAGCGAGAGAAACGCAAAATATAATCGCCTTCTTGAGATAGAGCTTGAAACGAGTGAGTTTTTAGGGGATAAAATTTGA
- the recA gene encoding recombinase RecA produces the protein MDDNKKKSLDLALKQIDKAFGKGTVLRLGDKEIEPIDSISSGSIGLDIALGIGGVPKGRIVEIYGPESSGKTTLTLHLIAESQKVGGVCAFVDAEHALDVKYAKNLGVDTDNLYISQPDFGEQALDIVETLARSGAVDLIVIDSVAALTPKSEIEGDMGDQHVGLQARLMSQALRKLTGVVHKMGTTVVFINQIRMKIGAMGYGTPETTTGGNALKFYASVRLDVRKIATLKQSDEPIGNRVKVKVVKNKVAPPFRQAEFDIMFGEGISKEGEIIDYGVKLDIIDKSGAWFSYDNSKLGQGRENSKAFLKENKAIADEITEKIRANMGDSIMSGAVDEEEMEGDE, from the coding sequence ATGGATGATAATAAGAAAAAAAGCCTAGACCTTGCTTTAAAGCAGATTGATAAAGCTTTTGGCAAAGGCACTGTTTTAAGGCTAGGAGACAAGGAAATAGAGCCGATAGATTCTATCTCCTCAGGATCTATAGGACTTGATATAGCTCTTGGTATAGGCGGCGTACCAAAAGGAAGAATAGTCGAAATTTATGGGCCAGAAAGCTCTGGTAAAACAACTCTTACTTTGCATTTAATAGCAGAATCTCAAAAAGTCGGCGGAGTTTGCGCGTTTGTAGATGCAGAGCATGCACTTGATGTTAAATATGCTAAAAATTTAGGCGTTGATACGGATAACTTATATATTTCTCAACCGGACTTCGGAGAGCAAGCTCTTGATATAGTAGAAACTCTAGCTAGAAGCGGCGCCGTTGATCTTATAGTAATAGATAGCGTAGCAGCTCTAACACCAAAAAGCGAAATAGAAGGCGATATGGGAGATCAGCACGTAGGGCTGCAAGCAAGACTCATGAGTCAAGCACTTAGAAAATTAACCGGAGTTGTCCATAAAATGGGAACTACAGTTGTATTTATAAACCAAATTCGTATGAAAATCGGCGCTATGGGCTATGGCACTCCTGAAACTACTACTGGCGGAAATGCGCTTAAATTTTACGCTTCAGTTAGACTTGACGTACGTAAAATAGCTACTTTAAAACAGAGCGATGAGCCAATCGGAAACCGCGTAAAAGTAAAAGTAGTAAAAAACAAAGTCGCTCCTCCTTTTAGACAAGCCGAATTTGATATCATGTTTGGAGAAGGTATCAGCAAAGAAGGAGAGATAATAGATTACGGCGTAAAACTTGATATTATCGATAAAAGCGGCGCTTGGTTTAGCTATGATAATTCAAAATTAGGTCAAGGCAGAGAAAACTCAAAAGCGTTTTTAAAAGAAAATAAAGCAATAGCAGATGAAATAACAGAAAAAATCCGTGCAAATATGGGTGATAGCATAATGAGCGGTGCAGTAGATGAAGAAGAAATGGAAGGAGACGAGTAA